A part of Silvimonas soli genomic DNA contains:
- the rpsO gene encoding 30S ribosomal protein S15 → MTVSVTQKAEIVGQFQRAAGDTGSPEVQVALLTARINDLTPHFKANAKDHHSRRGLLKMVSRRRRLLDYLKRTNADSYRDLIAKLGLRK, encoded by the coding sequence ATGACTGTTTCTGTTACACAAAAAGCTGAAATCGTTGGCCAGTTCCAACGCGCCGCTGGTGATACCGGTAGCCCCGAAGTTCAAGTTGCGCTGCTGACCGCTCGCATCAACGACCTGACTCCTCACTTCAAAGCCAACGCGAAGGATCACCACTCCCGCCGCGGTCTGCTGAAGATGGTTTCCCGTCGTCGTCGTCTGCTGGACTACCTCAAGCGTACCAACGCTGACAGCTACCGCGATCTGATCGCCAAGCTGGGTCTGCGTAAGTAA
- the truB gene encoding tRNA pseudouridine(55) synthase TruB gives MAKRKIDGVLLLDKPFGVSSNNALQKARWLFQAEKAGHTGVLDPFATGLLPLCFGEATKFAQRMLDADKGYRATLQLGQVSTTLDGEGGISRSGEVTCDRAQVEAVIRQFTGPIEQIPPMHSALKFQGKALYEYARQGVEIERAVRHITIYSIDIISFEGDVLVLDVLCSKGTYIRTLADDIGRTLGCGAYLSGLRRTRTAGFVLEDAIGLDELGQIEMPEREARLLAPESLVLDLPEIQLDEDDTHRILHGMTVRRRSVWQPAEGTFRLYGAPQNGHNRAFLGLGEVASDDVLRPKRLLATSD, from the coding sequence ATGGCTAAACGAAAGATTGATGGCGTTTTGCTGCTGGATAAACCGTTTGGTGTTTCCAGCAACAATGCGCTGCAAAAGGCGCGCTGGTTGTTTCAAGCCGAAAAAGCCGGTCACACCGGCGTGCTTGATCCCTTTGCTACGGGTCTGCTGCCGCTGTGTTTTGGCGAGGCCACCAAGTTTGCCCAGCGCATGCTCGATGCCGACAAGGGTTATCGTGCGACGCTGCAGCTCGGTCAGGTATCGACCACGCTGGATGGTGAAGGCGGTATTTCCCGTTCTGGCGAAGTGACTTGTGATCGTGCCCAGGTTGAGGCGGTGATCCGTCAGTTTACTGGCCCCATCGAGCAGATCCCGCCTATGCATTCCGCGCTCAAGTTTCAAGGCAAGGCGTTGTATGAATACGCGCGCCAGGGTGTTGAGATTGAACGGGCAGTGCGCCATATCACTATCTATTCAATCGATATCATCAGCTTTGAGGGCGATGTGCTGGTGCTGGACGTACTGTGTTCCAAGGGCACATACATTCGCACACTGGCTGACGATATTGGCCGCACGCTGGGATGTGGTGCGTATTTGTCCGGTTTGCGCCGTACACGTACCGCCGGTTTTGTACTGGAAGACGCAATTGGCTTGGATGAATTGGGCCAGATTGAAATGCCCGAGCGAGAGGCGCGTTTGCTGGCCCCGGAATCTCTAGTGCTTGATCTGCCGGAAATCCAGCTCGATGAAGATGATACCCATCGCATCCTGCATGGCATGACGGTACGCCGCAGGTCGGTGTGGCAGCCTGCCGAAGGTACATTCCGCCTTTACGGCGCGCCGCAAAACGGGCATAATCGCGCGTTCCTTGGTTTGGGCGAAGTGGCATCCGATGATGTGCTACGGCCCAAACGTCTGCTGGCTACTAGTGACTGA
- the rbfA gene encoding 30S ribosome-binding factor RbfA, translated as MAKQKKTFTRADRLSQQLQRDTAELIRAELDHPKASLITITDLEITRDYSHAKIFYTFMGTPEDAASIAEKLEAAKGFIRSQLARGISLYKMPELHFEYDHSVERGMALDNLIQQAVGLPKAPDDEQEEG; from the coding sequence ATGGCTAAACAGAAAAAGACTTTCACGCGCGCTGACCGGTTGTCGCAACAATTGCAGCGCGATACGGCTGAACTGATCCGGGCCGAACTGGATCACCCCAAAGCATCGCTGATTACCATCACCGATCTGGAAATCACGCGCGATTATTCGCACGCGAAGATTTTCTACACCTTCATGGGTACGCCAGAAGACGCAGCATCGATTGCTGAAAAGCTGGAAGCGGCCAAGGGCTTTATTCGCAGTCAGCTGGCACGCGGCATTTCGCTCTACAAAATGCCGGAACTGCATTTTGAATATGATCACTCAGTCGAACGCGGCATGGCGCTCGATAACCTGATCCAGCAAGCCGTTGGCTTGCCTAAAGCCCCGGACGACGAACAAGAAGAAGGTTGA
- the infB gene encoding translation initiation factor IF-2: MSELKVSQFAAELKMPPQELLEQLRAAGVAKQSESDSITADDKTRLLDHLQKKHGAAGDKPKITLQRKQTSEIRKTDATGKAKTIQVEVRKKRVVIAPEGSQGLQHAAEPAIGTSAPVLNDGERAARELEASRQNELFARQAAEMRAKQNRDVRKDEPVAAEAPAQPSHVEVAPVAVAHAVAEPVAETVAAAPAPVAAPAPAPAAAAPAPSRTPNQSPARSDETRPRIGMRVELRKPRNEPLRAPEPAKAAAPAPAAAKPADKKKGEKGAWDDDKRGKKGGLRTKGGDAGGDWKSKKGGRKGQQQQDNNAHAFQAPTEPITHTVDVPETISVADLAHKMAVKGVEVVKALMKMGMMVTINQVLDQETAMIVVEEMGHQPVAAKHDDPEIYLGDEDKTEHALLPRAPVVTVMGHVDHGKTSLLDYIRRAKVAAGEAGGITQHIGAYHVETEKGVITFLDTPGHEAFTAMRARGASATDIVVLVVAADDGVMPQTIEAVHHAKAAGVPIVVAVNKIDKQGANPERIRQELVAQEVVPEDWGGDTQFIEVSAKQGTGIDNLLDAILLQAEVLELKAPTDAPAKGIIIEARLDKGRGAVATMLVQSGTLKKGDVLLAGGVFGRIRAMLDENGKPITEAGPSIPVEILGLSEVPSAGEDAMVLADEKKAREIALFRQGKFRDVKFAKQQASKLENMFAQMAEGGEVQRLPIIIKSDVQGSLEALAGSLQKLSTDEVRVQILHSGVGGISESDINLALASKAVVVGFNVRADAAARKLAEHEGVDIRYYNIIYDVVDDVRAALSGMLAPEKKEQIIGLVEIRQVFVISKVGSVAGCYVLDGIVKRGAGVRLLRNNVVVHQGELDTLKRFKDDVKEVRAGYECGLQLKNYNDIQEGDQLEVFEIVEIARTL; the protein is encoded by the coding sequence ATGAGTGAACTGAAAGTCAGTCAATTCGCGGCAGAGCTGAAAATGCCGCCGCAAGAATTGCTGGAACAGCTGCGGGCGGCCGGTGTCGCCAAGCAAAGTGAATCGGACTCTATTACGGCCGATGACAAAACACGTCTGCTGGATCATCTGCAAAAGAAACACGGTGCAGCGGGCGACAAGCCCAAGATCACATTGCAACGCAAGCAAACTAGCGAAATTCGCAAGACCGACGCAACCGGCAAGGCCAAGACCATTCAGGTTGAAGTCCGCAAAAAACGCGTTGTGATCGCGCCGGAAGGCAGTCAGGGATTGCAACACGCCGCAGAGCCAGCAATCGGCACTTCGGCACCGGTCCTGAATGACGGTGAACGTGCTGCACGTGAGCTGGAAGCCAGCCGTCAGAACGAACTGTTTGCCCGCCAGGCCGCAGAAATGCGCGCCAAGCAAAATCGTGACGTGCGTAAAGATGAGCCGGTTGCTGCTGAAGCTCCGGCGCAACCGTCGCATGTTGAAGTGGCACCTGTTGCCGTGGCGCACGCTGTAGCTGAGCCAGTTGCAGAAACCGTCGCTGCTGCTCCGGCCCCGGTTGCTGCGCCAGCCCCGGCACCTGCCGCTGCTGCGCCAGCACCAAGCCGTACTCCAAACCAATCGCCTGCGCGTTCGGACGAAACTCGTCCACGTATCGGCATGCGCGTTGAATTGCGCAAGCCTCGCAACGAACCATTGCGTGCTCCGGAACCAGCCAAAGCGGCTGCACCGGCACCTGCTGCTGCCAAACCCGCCGACAAGAAAAAGGGCGAGAAAGGCGCGTGGGATGACGACAAGCGCGGCAAGAAAGGCGGCCTGCGCACCAAGGGTGGCGACGCCGGCGGTGACTGGAAGAGCAAAAAGGGCGGCCGTAAGGGTCAGCAGCAACAAGATAACAATGCTCACGCTTTCCAGGCGCCTACTGAGCCGATTACCCATACCGTTGATGTTCCGGAAACCATTTCTGTAGCCGATCTGGCGCACAAGATGGCCGTGAAGGGTGTGGAAGTCGTCAAGGCACTGATGAAGATGGGCATGATGGTGACCATCAACCAGGTGCTGGACCAGGAAACCGCGATGATCGTCGTGGAAGAAATGGGCCACCAACCGGTTGCTGCGAAGCATGATGATCCGGAAATCTATCTGGGCGACGAAGACAAAACCGAACACGCACTGCTGCCACGCGCACCGGTCGTGACGGTGATGGGTCACGTTGACCATGGCAAGACATCGTTGCTGGATTACATTCGTCGCGCCAAAGTGGCGGCTGGCGAAGCGGGCGGTATTACCCAGCACATCGGCGCGTACCACGTGGAAACCGAAAAGGGCGTGATTACGTTCCTTGATACCCCGGGTCACGAGGCGTTTACCGCCATGCGTGCTCGCGGTGCTTCGGCGACTGATATCGTGGTGCTGGTAGTTGCTGCCGATGATGGCGTGATGCCGCAAACCATTGAAGCCGTTCACCACGCGAAAGCGGCCGGTGTGCCAATCGTGGTTGCAGTGAACAAGATCGACAAGCAAGGCGCCAATCCGGAACGCATCCGCCAGGAACTGGTTGCACAAGAAGTCGTGCCGGAAGACTGGGGTGGCGATACACAGTTCATCGAAGTTTCGGCCAAGCAAGGTACAGGCATCGATAACCTGCTCGACGCCATTCTGCTGCAGGCTGAAGTGCTGGAATTGAAAGCGCCGACCGACGCGCCAGCCAAGGGCATCATTATTGAAGCCCGTCTGGACAAGGGTCGCGGCGCAGTGGCAACCATGCTGGTGCAATCCGGTACGCTGAAGAAGGGCGACGTGTTGCTGGCTGGCGGCGTATTTGGTCGTATCCGTGCCATGCTGGACGAAAACGGCAAGCCGATTACCGAAGCTGGTCCGTCGATCCCGGTAGAAATTCTGGGTCTGTCGGAAGTGCCAAGTGCTGGTGAAGACGCCATGGTTCTGGCTGACGAGAAGAAGGCGCGTGAAATCGCCCTGTTCCGTCAAGGCAAGTTCCGTGATGTGAAGTTCGCCAAGCAACAGGCTTCCAAGCTGGAAAACATGTTCGCGCAGATGGCCGAAGGCGGCGAAGTTCAACGCCTGCCGATCATCATCAAGAGCGACGTGCAAGGTTCGCTGGAAGCGTTGGCTGGTTCGCTGCAAAAACTGTCGACCGACGAAGTGCGTGTGCAGATTCTGCACTCGGGCGTGGGTGGTATCAGCGAGTCCGATATCAATCTGGCATTGGCGTCCAAGGCGGTGGTGGTTGGCTTTAACGTGCGTGCCGATGCGGCAGCGCGCAAGCTGGCCGAGCACGAAGGCGTCGATATCCGCTACTACAACATCATTTATGATGTAGTAGATGATGTGCGCGCTGCGCTGTCGGGCATGCTGGCACCAGAGAAGAAAGAACAGATCATTGGTCTGGTCGAAATTCGCCAGGTGTTTGTCATCTCCAAGGTTGGCTCGGTGGCCGGTTGTTACGTGCTCGACGGTATCGTCAAGCGTGGTGCCGGCGTTCGTTTGCTGCGCAACAACGTGGTGGTCCATCAAGGTGAACTCGATACGCTCAAACGCTTCAAGGATGATGTGAAGGAAGTTCGCGCTGGCTACGAATGTGGTCTGCAACTGAAGAACTACAACGACATCCAGGAAGGCGATCAGCTCGAAGTGTTCGAAATCGTCGAGATTGCACGGACGTTGTAA
- the nusA gene encoding transcription termination factor NusA, producing MSREILLLVDALAREKNVEKDVVFTALELALASATKKRYDDEVDVRVAIDRDTGDYRSFRVWTVVEDNDHEEPSRQIAITDAPDYDKDLKLGETWEEELEPIEFGRIGAQTAKQVILQKIRDAEREQNLNDFLQRREHVVNGTIKRIERGNAIIELGKLEAVLPRDQMIPKENLRVGDRVRAFLVRIDRLGRGPQLVLSRIAPEFMLKLFEMEVPEIENGLIELKGVARDPGMRAKLAVKSNDQRVDPQGTCIGVRGTRVNAVTNELAGERVDIVLWSADPAQFVIGALSPADVSSIVVDEESHAMDVIVDEDNLAMAIGRGGQNVKLASELTGWKLNIMTVNQAQEKNEVEFTKVRELFVKALDVDEDVADVLVQEGFNTLEEVAYVPLNEMLEIEAFDEDTVNELRARARDALLTQAIVDEEKLEHQTEDLKSLDGMTAELVAKLAEHEIHTRDDLAELAVDELVELTGVGEDDAKQLIMKAREHWFA from the coding sequence ATGAGCCGTGAAATTCTGTTGCTGGTCGACGCACTGGCGCGTGAAAAGAATGTTGAAAAAGATGTCGTGTTTACCGCGCTGGAACTGGCGCTGGCCTCGGCAACAAAAAAACGTTACGACGATGAAGTAGATGTCCGTGTCGCGATTGATCGCGATACCGGTGACTATCGCAGCTTCCGTGTCTGGACCGTGGTAGAAGACAATGACCACGAAGAACCGTCCCGTCAGATCGCCATCACCGATGCGCCTGACTACGACAAAGATTTGAAACTGGGCGAAACCTGGGAAGAAGAACTCGAGCCAATCGAGTTCGGCCGTATTGGTGCGCAAACCGCCAAGCAAGTGATTCTGCAAAAGATTCGCGATGCTGAGCGTGAGCAAAACCTGAACGACTTCCTGCAACGCCGCGAACATGTGGTGAATGGCACGATCAAGCGTATTGAGCGCGGTAACGCCATCATTGAACTGGGCAAGCTCGAAGCTGTGCTGCCACGCGACCAGATGATCCCCAAGGAAAACCTGCGCGTAGGCGACCGAGTACGTGCATTCCTGGTGCGTATTGATCGTCTGGGCCGTGGTCCGCAACTGGTGCTGAGCCGGATTGCACCTGAGTTCATGCTCAAGCTGTTCGAAATGGAAGTGCCGGAAATCGAGAACGGCCTGATCGAACTGAAGGGCGTGGCACGTGATCCTGGCATGCGCGCCAAGCTGGCTGTGAAGTCCAACGATCAGCGTGTTGATCCGCAAGGTACTTGTATCGGTGTGCGCGGTACCCGCGTGAACGCCGTGACCAACGAACTGGCCGGTGAACGTGTTGATATCGTGCTGTGGTCGGCTGATCCGGCACAGTTTGTTATCGGTGCCCTGAGCCCGGCTGATGTCAGCTCAATCGTCGTGGATGAAGAAAGCCACGCGATGGATGTCATCGTGGACGAAGACAATCTGGCCATGGCAATTGGCCGTGGCGGCCAGAACGTGAAGCTTGCATCCGAGCTGACCGGCTGGAAATTGAACATCATGACGGTGAATCAGGCTCAAGAGAAAAACGAAGTCGAGTTCACCAAAGTGCGCGAACTCTTCGTCAAGGCGCTGGACGTCGACGAAGATGTTGCAGATGTGTTGGTCCAGGAAGGCTTCAACACCCTGGAAGAAGTGGCCTACGTGCCGCTGAATGAAATGCTCGAGATCGAGGCCTTCGACGAAGACACCGTGAACGAGTTGCGTGCCCGTGCTCGCGATGCGCTGCTTACGCAAGCCATCGTGGATGAAGAAAAGCTCGAGCACCAAACTGAAGACTTGAAGAGTCTGGATGGAATGACGGCCGAACTGGTCGCCAAACTGGCGGAACATGAGATCCATACGCGAGACGATCTGGCAGAACTGGCCGTCGACGAACTGGTGGAATTGACCGGTGTCGGTGAAGACGATGCCAAACAGCTGATTATGAAGGCCCGCGAGCATTGGTTCGCATAA
- the rimP gene encoding ribosome maturation factor RimP, whose product MSLQSVLELTVPGLGYELVDVELANNGLVRIFIDKQGGITVEDCATVSSHLQRLFEVENIGYERLEVSSPGLDRALKTPADFERFAGEMVRAKLRLPLPDKRKRLLGKLVGFEDGHVIIDVDGERVSLEMAQIDKVRLEPQF is encoded by the coding sequence GTGAGTCTGCAAAGCGTTCTTGAATTGACCGTTCCGGGGCTCGGTTACGAGCTGGTGGACGTCGAATTGGCCAATAACGGGCTGGTTCGTATTTTCATCGACAAACAGGGCGGCATTACCGTGGAAGATTGTGCCACGGTGAGCAGCCATCTTCAGCGTTTGTTCGAAGTGGAAAACATTGGCTACGAGCGGCTGGAAGTCTCGTCGCCCGGTTTGGATCGCGCGCTGAAAACGCCCGCTGATTTCGAACGCTTTGCCGGCGAAATGGTGCGCGCAAAACTGCGCTTGCCATTGCCGGATAAACGCAAGCGTCTTCTGGGCAAGCTGGTCGGCTTTGAAGACGGTCACGTCATAATCGACGTGGATGGCGAGCGCGTCAGCCTTGAAATGGCGCAGATCGATAAAGTGCGTCTGGAACCGCAGTTCTGA
- the fadD gene encoding long-chain-fatty-acid--CoA ligase FadD — MDRPWFTSYPAGVPHEIDMNEFSSIPDVIAQTLVKFADRDAFINMGKAITYHELDEQTTAFAAYLQQDLKLARGTRVAIMMPNLLQYPVALFGILKAGLVVVNVNPLYTPRELEHQLKDSGAEAIVIVANFAHTLEKAIAQTKVKHVILTEIADMLDFPKRLLINSVVKYVKKMVPSFNLPGATHFNDVVKKGRNLHFSPVRLTHDDLAFLQYTGGTTGVAKGAMLTHGNIVANMQQASAWINQIVQDGHELIVTALPLYHIFSLTANGMIFTKLGATNLLITNPRDIPGFVKELSKYPVTAITGVNTLFGALVNNPDFLKLDFSTWRLTLGGGMAVQQSVADKWKKVTGVTLVEAYGLTETSPAAMINPMTLREYNGMIGLPIPSTDAQIRSDSGQVLAPGEPGELFIKGPQVMKGYWQRKDETDKVLGADGFLGTGDVAIMSPTGFFRIADRKKDMVLVSGFNVYPNEVEDVVAKHPGVLEVACIGVPDDKSGEAVKIFVVKKDPALTEATLIAYCREQLTNYKVPRKVEFRDQLPKSNVGKILRRELREGQS; from the coding sequence ATGGATCGCCCCTGGTTTACCAGTTATCCCGCCGGTGTGCCCCACGAAATCGACATGAACGAGTTCTCGTCGATTCCGGATGTGATTGCACAAACACTGGTCAAGTTTGCCGACCGGGATGCCTTCATCAATATGGGCAAAGCGATCACCTACCATGAGCTTGATGAGCAAACGACCGCATTTGCAGCGTATCTGCAACAAGACCTGAAGCTGGCACGCGGCACTCGCGTGGCCATCATGATGCCCAATTTGCTGCAATATCCGGTGGCGCTATTCGGCATTCTCAAAGCCGGACTGGTAGTGGTAAACGTCAACCCGTTGTACACGCCCCGCGAACTCGAACATCAGCTGAAAGACTCCGGCGCAGAGGCGATTGTGATTGTCGCCAACTTTGCCCATACGCTGGAAAAAGCCATTGCGCAGACCAAGGTCAAGCATGTCATCCTGACCGAAATTGCCGACATGCTCGATTTCCCGAAGCGCCTGCTGATCAACAGTGTCGTCAAATACGTCAAAAAGATGGTGCCGTCGTTCAACTTGCCTGGCGCCACCCATTTCAATGATGTGGTCAAAAAAGGCCGCAATCTGCATTTCAGTCCGGTGCGCCTGACGCACGACGATCTGGCTTTCCTGCAATACACCGGCGGCACCACTGGCGTGGCCAAAGGCGCCATGCTGACTCACGGCAATATCGTCGCCAACATGCAGCAGGCTTCGGCCTGGATTAACCAGATTGTGCAAGACGGCCATGAACTGATTGTGACGGCGTTGCCGCTATACCATATCTTTTCACTCACCGCGAACGGCATGATCTTTACCAAGCTGGGCGCCACCAACTTGTTGATCACCAATCCGCGCGATATTCCGGGGTTTGTGAAAGAACTGTCGAAATATCCGGTCACCGCCATTACCGGCGTGAATACGCTGTTTGGCGCGTTGGTGAACAACCCGGACTTTCTGAAGCTGGATTTCTCCACCTGGCGTCTGACGCTGGGTGGCGGCATGGCAGTGCAGCAGTCCGTCGCCGACAAGTGGAAAAAAGTCACTGGCGTCACGCTGGTAGAGGCTTATGGCCTGACCGAGACCTCCCCTGCCGCCATGATCAACCCGATGACGTTGCGCGAATACAATGGCATGATTGGGCTGCCGATTCCGTCTACCGATGCGCAAATTCGCAGCGATAGCGGCCAGGTGCTGGCACCCGGCGAACCCGGCGAGCTGTTTATCAAAGGCCCGCAGGTGATGAAGGGCTACTGGCAGCGTAAAGACGAAACCGACAAAGTACTGGGCGCCGACGGTTTCCTGGGTACGGGCGATGTCGCCATCATGTCGCCGACCGGCTTTTTCCGGATCGCCGATCGCAAGAAAGACATGGTGCTGGTTTCTGGCTTCAACGTTTACCCCAACGAGGTGGAAGACGTCGTCGCCAAACATCCTGGTGTACTGGAAGTCGCGTGTATCGGTGTGCCGGACGATAAATCCGGTGAAGCGGTAAAGATTTTTGTGGTCAAAAAAGACCCGGCCCTGACGGAAGCCACGCTGATTGCGTACTGCCGTGAGCAGCTGACCAATTACAAAGTACCCCGCAAAGTCGAGTTTCGCGATCAATTGCCCAAGTCCAACGTGGGCAAGATTTTGCGAAGGGAGCTGCGTGAGGGCCAAAGCTAG
- a CDS encoding PilT/PilU family type 4a pilus ATPase, whose protein sequence is MNLMPFFKLMAERQASDLFLSANAPITIKIQGVCYPVNNQVLGADHVKQLVYQILNPQRIARFEQDLELNFGLAVEDIGNFRINVFKSRGSVAMVVRFIKPNAATLEELRMPGMFKELIMEKRGIILVVGATGSGKSSTVSAMLEHRNQNHPGHILTMEDPVEYLFSHKKSLVNQREIGVDTHSYGDALKNAMREAPDVLMIGEMRDRETVTYAMQYAQAGHLCISTLHANNSYHSLARLVNFFPQEARESLLYDMSTALKAIISQRLVRNKQGKLIPAVEILLNTARISELIRDGHLADIKEAMEQSLAEGSQTFEQSLYRLYRAGEIELDEALRNADSATNLSWMVNNAQSAEEQDQQSAAQNNSTSSTPATDLNFNISLH, encoded by the coding sequence ATGAACCTGATGCCATTTTTCAAGCTGATGGCCGAGCGCCAGGCGTCGGATCTGTTTTTGTCGGCCAATGCGCCGATCACGATCAAGATCCAGGGCGTCTGTTATCCGGTCAACAATCAGGTTCTTGGCGCTGACCACGTCAAACAACTGGTCTACCAGATCCTCAACCCGCAACGCATTGCCCGCTTTGAGCAAGACCTGGAACTGAACTTTGGTCTGGCAGTTGAAGACATCGGCAACTTCCGGATCAACGTTTTCAAAAGTCGTGGCAGCGTGGCCATGGTGGTGCGCTTTATCAAGCCCAACGCCGCCACGCTGGAAGAACTGCGCATGCCAGGGATGTTCAAAGAGCTGATCATGGAAAAGCGCGGCATCATTCTGGTGGTGGGCGCAACCGGCAGCGGCAAGTCATCCACCGTTTCGGCCATGCTGGAACACCGCAACCAGAACCACCCCGGTCACATTCTCACCATGGAAGACCCGGTTGAGTATCTGTTCAGCCACAAGAAAAGCCTGGTCAACCAGCGCGAGATCGGTGTTGATACCCACAGCTACGGCGACGCACTCAAGAACGCCATGCGCGAAGCACCGGATGTGCTGATGATTGGCGAAATGCGTGACCGCGAAACGGTCACCTACGCCATGCAATACGCCCAAGCCGGCCACTTGTGTATCAGCACATTGCATGCGAACAACAGTTATCACTCGCTGGCACGGCTGGTGAACTTCTTCCCGCAAGAAGCGCGTGAAAGCTTGCTGTACGATATGTCCACCGCGCTGAAGGCGATCATTTCGCAGCGACTGGTACGCAACAAGCAAGGCAAGTTGATTCCGGCTGTGGAAATTTTGCTGAACACAGCGCGCATCTCTGAGTTGATCCGCGACGGACACCTGGCCGACATCAAAGAAGCCATGGAACAAAGCCTGGCCGAAGGTTCGCAGACCTTCGAGCAATCGCTCTACCGCTTGTATCGCGCGGGCGAGATCGAACTGGATGAGGCCCTGCGAAATGCCGATTCGGCCACCAACCTGTCCTGGATGGTCAACAACGCGCAATCGGCGGAAGAACAGGATCAGCAATCTGCTGCGCAAAACAACAGCACCAGCAGCACGCCTGCTACTGATCTCAATTTCAATATTTCGCTGCACTGA
- a CDS encoding ArsC family reductase, whose protein sequence is MKLYGIPNCDTVKKARTWLDEQGHTYEWHDYKKQGVSAELLQDWITHTGWEPLVNRQGTTWRKLDEATKASVVDAQSAIAVMLAQPSVIKRPVLERNGQITVSYKPELYAALFDGS, encoded by the coding sequence ATGAAACTCTATGGTATTCCCAATTGTGACACCGTCAAAAAAGCCCGCACCTGGCTGGACGAACAAGGTCACACCTACGAATGGCACGATTACAAGAAACAAGGCGTCAGCGCAGAACTGCTGCAAGACTGGATTACCCACACAGGCTGGGAACCATTGGTGAATCGCCAAGGTACAACCTGGCGCAAACTGGATGAAGCGACTAAAGCCAGCGTTGTCGATGCCCAATCCGCCATTGCCGTGATGCTGGCGCAACCGTCTGTCATCAAGCGGCCAGTACTTGAGCGCAATGGCCAGATCACCGTGAGCTATAAACCCGAGTTGTACGCCGCGTTGTTTGATGGCTCCTGA
- the dapE gene encoding succinyl-diaminopimelate desuccinylase, with translation MSDPTLELTEALMRRASVTPDDADCQTIMARRLAELGFHIEHLRFGEVDNLWARKGSSGPVLVFAGHTDVVPTGPVDRWHSDPFAPEIRDGHLFGRGAADMKASLAAFITATEAFLKDHPDHKGSIAYLITSDEEGPAKDGTVKVIETLAARGEAIDYCIVGEPTSSQQFGDMIKNGRRGSLSGHLIVQGVQGHIAYPHLANNPIHMLAPALAELTITEWDKGNEYFPPTTWQVSNMHSGTGATNVIPGTVEVLFNFRFSTENTADTLKAKLEGILDKHGVEYELNWSLSGEPYLTGQGELVSSIQAAIREETGITPELSTTGGTSDGRFIAKYCPQVVEFGPLNATIHKLNECVAVAHLPLLSGVYRRVLEKLVA, from the coding sequence ATGAGCGATCCCACCCTGGAGCTGACCGAAGCGCTGATGCGCCGGGCCTCCGTTACCCCTGATGACGCTGACTGCCAGACCATCATGGCGCGGCGCCTGGCCGAGCTCGGGTTTCACATTGAGCACCTGCGTTTTGGCGAAGTCGACAACCTGTGGGCACGCAAAGGCAGCAGCGGCCCAGTGCTGGTGTTTGCCGGGCATACCGATGTAGTCCCGACTGGCCCGGTGGATCGCTGGCATTCCGACCCGTTCGCCCCGGAAATCCGCGACGGTCATTTGTTCGGCCGCGGTGCAGCCGACATGAAAGCCTCGCTGGCCGCATTTATTACTGCGACCGAAGCGTTTCTGAAAGATCATCCCGATCACAAGGGCTCTATTGCCTATCTCATCACATCCGACGAAGAAGGCCCGGCCAAAGACGGCACGGTCAAAGTCATCGAAACCCTCGCCGCGCGCGGTGAGGCCATTGATTACTGCATTGTGGGCGAACCCACCAGCTCGCAACAGTTTGGCGACATGATCAAAAATGGCCGTCGCGGCTCGCTCTCCGGGCATTTGATCGTGCAAGGCGTACAGGGCCATATCGCCTACCCGCATCTGGCCAACAATCCAATTCACATGCTGGCGCCAGCGCTGGCCGAGTTGACGATCACGGAGTGGGACAAGGGTAACGAATACTTCCCGCCGACCACCTGGCAGGTTTCGAACATGCACAGCGGCACAGGCGCGACCAACGTCATCCCCGGCACCGTCGAAGTATTGTTCAACTTCCGCTTCTCGACCGAGAACACCGCCGACACCCTCAAAGCCAAGCTGGAAGGCATTCTGGACAAGCACGGCGTGGAGTACGAATTGAACTGGTCATTGAGCGGCGAGCCGTACCTGACCGGCCAGGGCGAACTGGTGAGCAGCATTCAGGCCGCCATTCGGGAAGAGACCGGCATAACGCCAGAACTCTCGACCACCGGCGGCACTTCGGATGGCCGCTTCATCGCCAAATACTGCCCGCAAGTGGTGGAATTTGGGCCATTGAACGCCACCATCCACAAGCTGAACGAATGCGTGGCAGTGGCGCATTTGCCATTGTTGTCGGGCGTTTATCGGCGAGTGCTGGAAAAGCTGGTGGCTTGA